ATTCGTTTTTCGAGGGCAAAACCGGACAGATTTTTGGACTTTTTTCAATAATTGTTTGATTTGGGGTGGATTAGAGGTTTATGAAGGGAAGGAATAGGGGAGGCCGAAAAGAGTAGTTTTGCACCGCGTCTGGCTAATAGTCAGTACGTCATACTCTCTCTATGCCTTCATAGAACCCCTATTTTGAACTTAAAAAGCCCCCTCTGGTGATCGGAAGGGGCTTTTTTAGTTCAATACTATATTAAGTGCTCGAAGATTTATGATAGCTCTGAATTGCATCAGAGCTGTAGATTTGAATGCCATATACAGACTGGTGGGTTACTGCATGGCGAAACCGGAGTAGAAAATCTCCAGCACCACCGGTTTAGCGTCTTTTTCGCCTCCGGAAAGCGTTTCATTGACTTTGGCTTTGATTTCCTCGGCAAGCTTCAGTTTGCCTTCGGTTGATCCTAATTCATCCATCGTAAGGTCTGAGGCAAGCATGATGACCACATTTCGAATTTCAGGCTCTTTCTCTTTCATCCCTTCGGCGTTTGTGCCTTCTAATAAACCAAGAGCGATGGTCATACGAAGGTAGTGTTCGTTCTTGAGGTTGAGTAGAAACTCCTCTAAGACAAGGGATTCGCCCAATTTAGGTTTTTCTTCTACTTTATGGCCTGGCTTATTGGATTTCATTTTGACTACGCCTATACCCCCAATAGCCAAAATCAGGACGAGGAAAATCAATATCTTGCCTTTGCCCTTGCCATTGCCTTTTTCCTTAACCTTTTTTTCTTTTTTCTTGCCCTTAGCGGCGCCCTCTGCGAGGGGGGTAGCCTTACCATCTACGACGTTGAGCGGTTGTTTAGTCTCTTCGGCCATCAGTTCCAACTCCCTTTATCCATCATTCATGTCGAAATT
This portion of the bacterium genome encodes:
- a CDS encoding flagellar basal body-associated FliL family protein; translation: MAEETKQPLNVVDGKATPLAEGAAKGKKKEKKVKEKGNGKGKGKILIFLVLILAIGGIGVVKMKSNKPGHKVEEKPKLGESLVLEEFLLNLKNEHYLRMTIALGLLEGTNAEGMKEKEPEIRNVVIMLASDLTMDELGSTEGKLKLAEEIKAKVNETLSGGEKDAKPVVLEIFYSGFAMQ